The Nitrosospira lacus genome window below encodes:
- a CDS encoding NAD(P)H-dependent oxidoreductase subunit E yields the protein MEPCEFPHIEQQLAPIIERHGREPNRLLQILLDVQEAFHFIPPEAITCIAEDLGLPRVSVEGTASFYSFLSLKPAGEYRILFSDNITDQMLGNPELMRDFCNKLWLEPGKVSEDNRVSADHTSCTGMCDQGPAALVNGWPLTNLNQERLDLIGDLIRDRIPVSRWPSVLFEVKDNIRRAGVLLGEPLERGAAIRATLERGVDATLMEIKVSRLRGRGGAGFPTADKWTGCRDSPGLAHYLVCNADEGEPGTFKDRVLLNSYADLVFEGMTIGARVMGSVKGFLYLRGEYRYLLEKLEDILARRRAVGLLGRNILGEAGFDFDIEIHRGAGAYICGEESALIESLEGKRGRPRNRPPYPAAQGYLDQPTVMNNVETFACAARIAAHGGEWFARMGTRQSSGSKILSISGDCARPGIYEYPFGVSMHEILDDCDAEDPCAVQVGGPSGFLVSSKEFGRCISFEDLPTAGAITLFKRGRDILQAVQNFAHFFAHESCGFCTPCRVGTQLQKKILDKIANGHGTASDLEELKHLGHIMKTMSHCGLGHTAPNPVLDMLEKFPDACGQKLKNLVFEPAFDLDGALETARKITGRDDPWAHLP from the coding sequence ATGGAGCCTTGCGAGTTTCCTCATATCGAACAGCAGCTCGCGCCCATAATTGAACGACATGGACGCGAGCCGAACCGGCTGTTGCAGATCCTTCTTGATGTACAGGAGGCTTTTCACTTTATTCCTCCCGAAGCAATTACCTGCATCGCAGAGGACCTCGGGCTGCCACGGGTGAGCGTCGAAGGAACGGCCAGCTTCTATTCCTTCCTGTCCCTCAAACCGGCAGGCGAATATCGCATCCTCTTTTCCGATAATATTACCGATCAGATGCTGGGCAATCCAGAGTTGATGCGCGATTTCTGCAACAAGCTATGGTTGGAGCCAGGCAAGGTGTCGGAGGACAACCGGGTGAGCGCCGACCATACTTCGTGCACGGGCATGTGTGACCAAGGGCCGGCAGCTTTGGTCAACGGCTGGCCGCTCACCAATCTGAACCAGGAGCGGCTCGACCTGATCGGGGATTTGATCCGTGACAGGATCCCCGTTTCGCGCTGGCCATCCGTGCTGTTCGAGGTCAAGGATAACATCCGGCGAGCAGGCGTATTATTGGGAGAGCCGCTGGAGCGGGGCGCTGCAATCAGGGCGACATTGGAACGAGGCGTCGATGCGACCCTGATGGAGATCAAAGTATCCAGATTGCGCGGGCGTGGCGGAGCGGGTTTCCCGACTGCCGATAAATGGACAGGATGCCGGGATTCTCCAGGATTGGCGCATTACCTTGTTTGCAATGCGGATGAAGGCGAGCCGGGCACTTTCAAGGATCGTGTGCTGCTGAACAGTTATGCCGATCTGGTATTTGAAGGCATGACCATCGGTGCAAGGGTGATGGGTTCTGTCAAGGGGTTCCTGTATCTACGCGGTGAATATCGCTATTTGCTGGAGAAGCTCGAAGACATACTGGCAAGGCGGCGAGCTGTCGGGTTATTGGGCAGGAATATCCTGGGTGAGGCGGGTTTCGATTTCGATATTGAAATTCATCGAGGCGCTGGTGCCTATATTTGTGGCGAAGAGTCGGCATTGATCGAATCACTGGAAGGAAAGCGCGGCCGCCCGCGCAATCGCCCGCCATACCCGGCAGCGCAGGGCTACCTGGATCAGCCCACCGTGATGAACAACGTTGAAACCTTCGCCTGCGCCGCCAGAATTGCGGCGCACGGAGGCGAGTGGTTCGCGCGGATGGGTACACGGCAGTCTAGCGGCAGCAAGATTCTAAGCATCTCCGGTGATTGCGCCCGACCGGGCATTTACGAATACCCGTTTGGCGTTTCCATGCATGAAATACTGGACGACTGCGATGCGGAAGATCCCTGCGCGGTTCAGGTAGGCGGACCCTCCGGCTTTCTGGTTTCCTCGAAGGAGTTTGGACGCTGCATTTCCTTTGAGGATCTGCCTACCGCGGGGGCAATCACCCTATTCAAGCGCGGGCGGGACATATTGCAGGCAGTGCAGAACTTTGCGCATTTCTTTGCCCATGAAAGCTGCGGCTTCTGTACCCCGTGTCGCGTGGGAACCCAGTTGCAGAAAAAAATCCTGGATAAAATAGCGAATGGCCACGGTACGGCTTCCGATCTGGAGGAGTTGAAGCATCTTGGCCATATCATGAAAACTATGAGTCACTGCGGACTGGGACATACGGCGCCGAATCCGGTATTGGATATGCTGGAAAAATTCCCCGATGCCTGCGGGCAAAAGCTGAAGAATCTGGTATTCGAACCGGCTTTTGACCTGGACGGTGCCTTGGAGACCGCACGCAAGATTACCGGCAGGGACGATCCGTGGGCGCACCTGCCATGA
- the hypE gene encoding hydrogenase expression/formation protein HypE → MDDTHIRLAHGNGGSYMRELIETVFARHLANPLLNVQADAVALPAMEGGGVVMVTTDGFTVQPLEFPGGTIGSLAVHGTVNDLAVSGATPYYLTLNAFIEEGFDIARLERIIASLAEAAREARVVIVAGDTKVLPHGEVGGLYLATTGVGVRAQHLQLGLDRVQPGDAVLVSGPVGDHGIAVLLAREEFGLRGELLSDAASVFPLTQALASLNGLRFMRDPTRGGLATVLHEICRATGLEVRLNQTAIPVREQVAAVCEMLGYDPLFLACEGRVVAVVEASQAPEALTRLQALPQGREAAIIGSVNAGRAHVVLQTELGGERILEELEDDPLPRIC, encoded by the coding sequence ATGGATGATACGCACATCCGTCTCGCTCATGGCAACGGTGGGAGTTATATGCGCGAATTGATCGAAACCGTATTCGCACGCCATCTTGCCAACCCCTTGCTCAATGTGCAGGCGGATGCGGTGGCACTGCCCGCGATGGAGGGAGGAGGCGTGGTGATGGTGACAACCGATGGATTTACCGTGCAGCCGCTGGAGTTTCCGGGCGGCACCATTGGTTCGCTGGCAGTGCATGGAACGGTAAACGATCTCGCGGTGTCGGGGGCCACGCCGTACTATCTGACGCTTAATGCATTTATTGAGGAAGGTTTCGACATTGCCCGGCTGGAGCGCATTATCGCCAGTCTCGCGGAGGCCGCGCGTGAAGCAAGGGTGGTTATAGTGGCAGGCGATACCAAGGTATTGCCGCACGGGGAGGTGGGAGGGCTCTATCTTGCTACCACTGGCGTTGGCGTTCGCGCCCAACATCTTCAGCTTGGACTGGATCGCGTGCAACCCGGCGATGCGGTTCTGGTAAGCGGACCGGTGGGCGATCATGGTATCGCTGTCCTGCTGGCGCGGGAAGAATTCGGTCTGCGCGGTGAATTATTGTCGGATGCGGCAAGCGTATTTCCTTTGACACAGGCGCTGGCATCGCTGAACGGGTTGCGCTTCATGCGAGATCCTACGCGTGGCGGACTCGCAACGGTGCTGCATGAAATTTGCCGCGCCACCGGGCTGGAGGTGAGGTTGAACCAAACCGCGATTCCGGTGCGAGAACAGGTGGCGGCCGTGTGCGAAATGCTAGGCTACGATCCCCTGTTTCTGGCCTGCGAAGGGCGAGTGGTAGCGGTGGTGGAAGCCTCCCAGGCGCCTGAAGCGCTGACGCGGCTTCAGGCGCTGCCACAAGGGCGCGAGGCTGCGATCATCGGCAGTGTCAACGCGGGACGCGCACATGTGGTGCTACAAACCGAACTGGGTGGCGAGAGAATTCTGGAAGAACTGGAGGATGATCCGCTCCCCAGAATATGCTGA
- the hypF gene encoding carbamoyltransferase HypF translates to MVERTEPEARRWMVTGRVQGVGFRPFVFRLAQRFHLTGRVQNLSGQVLIEAAGEKPMLDAFGAALLAEAPPLAQPEMICVERISYRKLDRFEIVLSSAVEAAEIHIPPDYFLCDDCKREMQTPGDRRYRYPFINCTQCGPRYTLITRLPYDRLNTTMAGFELCSACRAEYENPFDRRFHAEPVACPACGPQLCLVTPSGHVERAAALAACVSALRQGEIVAVKGIGGYHMMCDANNGTAVGRLRANKQRPHKPLALMFPWRGADGMERVQRELEIDAAARVLLCTPMRPIVLLRRRMDSTLPESIAPGLREIGAMLPYSPLHHLLLDEFNNPVVATSGNISGEPVMTDNTEVEKRLGNVTRIFLHHDRPIARPADDPVMRIIAGKARLIRAGRGVAPMELDFPRLFAQPVLAVGGHMKNSVALGWGRRVVLAPHIGDLDAPRSLAVFEQVIADFQRLYGVIPQAIVCDAHAGYASSRWAAQRGLPLIRVWHHHAHASALAMEHCMERHRGGTWLIFTWDGVGLGEDGTLWGGEALHGYPGAWRRAARMRPFRLPGGERAGREPWRSGMSLCWESGIDDQPCVADATLLKKAWKKKLNAPVTTAVGRLFDGAASLLGLIDKASYEGQAGMYLESAAAGNAEAMDLPLEKDASGLLTADWKPLIQALLQGDVPVAQRAMQFHMSLARSIVAQAQYIHASTPFDRVGLTGGVFQNKLLAELAAAQLAAAGFDAHLPERLPSNDGGIAFGQLAEAECAHG, encoded by the coding sequence GTGGTTGAACGTACGGAGCCGGAGGCACGCCGCTGGATGGTGACTGGCCGGGTACAGGGCGTAGGTTTTCGTCCATTCGTTTTTCGTTTGGCGCAGCGATTCCATCTAACGGGACGTGTGCAAAACCTATCGGGCCAGGTTTTGATCGAAGCTGCAGGCGAAAAACCCATGCTCGATGCGTTTGGCGCTGCGCTGCTTGCCGAGGCGCCGCCTCTGGCGCAACCCGAAATGATTTGTGTCGAAAGGATTTCCTATCGAAAGCTGGATCGTTTCGAAATCGTCTTGAGTTCGGCGGTTGAGGCAGCGGAAATTCATATTCCACCGGATTATTTTCTGTGCGACGACTGCAAGCGGGAGATGCAAACACCGGGTGACCGGCGTTATCGCTATCCCTTCATTAACTGTACTCAATGCGGGCCGCGCTACACTTTGATCACGCGCCTGCCTTATGATCGCCTCAACACCACCATGGCGGGGTTCGAATTGTGTTCAGCGTGCCGGGCTGAATATGAAAACCCTTTCGACCGCCGCTTTCATGCCGAGCCGGTGGCGTGCCCGGCGTGCGGTCCGCAACTTTGCCTGGTCACGCCCAGCGGACATGTCGAGCGCGCTGCCGCACTGGCTGCCTGCGTATCTGCGTTACGCCAAGGCGAGATCGTCGCGGTTAAAGGCATCGGCGGCTATCATATGATGTGTGATGCGAACAACGGCACGGCTGTCGGGCGGCTGCGTGCCAATAAACAGCGGCCGCACAAACCGCTTGCACTGATGTTCCCATGGCGCGGCGCGGATGGCATGGAGCGCGTGCAGCGGGAGCTGGAAATCGATGCCGCGGCGCGGGTATTGCTGTGCACACCCATGCGTCCCATCGTACTTTTACGCCGGCGCATGGATTCCACGCTGCCGGAATCGATTGCGCCGGGGCTGAGGGAAATCGGCGCAATGCTGCCCTATAGCCCCCTGCATCACCTGTTGCTGGATGAGTTTAACAATCCGGTGGTTGCCACTTCTGGAAACATAAGCGGAGAGCCGGTGATGACGGACAATACAGAGGTGGAAAAGCGGCTGGGCAATGTGACGCGTATTTTCCTGCATCATGATCGCCCCATTGCGCGTCCGGCGGATGATCCGGTAATGCGTATCATCGCGGGTAAGGCCCGCTTGATTCGAGCGGGGCGCGGCGTGGCACCGATGGAGCTTGATTTTCCCCGCCTGTTCGCGCAGCCAGTGCTTGCTGTTGGCGGTCACATGAAAAACAGTGTTGCCTTGGGGTGGGGCAGGCGAGTGGTACTCGCTCCCCACATTGGTGATTTGGATGCTCCACGCAGTCTTGCCGTATTCGAGCAGGTTATCGCTGATTTTCAGCGCTTGTATGGAGTTATCCCGCAAGCCATCGTTTGCGATGCGCATGCCGGCTACGCAAGCAGCCGCTGGGCCGCACAGCGGGGATTGCCGCTTATCCGCGTCTGGCACCACCACGCCCATGCGTCGGCACTGGCGATGGAACATTGTATGGAGCGCCATCGCGGCGGGACATGGCTGATATTCACTTGGGATGGTGTTGGCTTGGGGGAAGATGGCACGTTATGGGGCGGCGAGGCGCTGCATGGGTATCCCGGCGCATGGCGCCGTGCTGCCCGTATGAGGCCATTCCGGCTTCCAGGCGGAGAGCGGGCCGGACGCGAGCCATGGCGTTCGGGCATGTCGCTATGCTGGGAGAGCGGTATTGATGATCAGCCTTGCGTCGCTGATGCCACGTTGCTGAAAAAAGCATGGAAGAAGAAATTAAATGCACCGGTCACCACTGCGGTTGGCCGTTTGTTTGACGGTGCGGCAAGTTTACTCGGGTTGATCGATAAGGCGAGTTACGAGGGTCAGGCTGGAATGTATCTGGAAAGCGCTGCGGCGGGCAACGCTGAAGCAATGGATTTGCCGCTTGAGAAGGATGCATCCGGCTTGTTGACGGCGGACTGGAAACCACTGATACAGGCGTTACTACAGGGAGATGTGCCAGTGGCGCAAAGGGCAATGCAATTTCATATGAGCCTGGCGCGTTCCATTGTTGCCCAGGCACAATACATTCACGCGTCAACCCCTTTCGATCGGGTCGGCCTCACGGGTGGGGTATTTCAGAACAAATTACTTGCCGAATTGGCAGCGGCGCAGCTTGCCGCAGCCGGATTCGATGCGCACCTGCCAGAGAGGCTACCCAGCAATGACGGCGGTATCGCGTTTGGCCAGCTTGCCGAAGCGGAATGCGCGCATGGATGA
- the hypD gene encoding hydrogenase formation protein HypD, with translation MTLTAQDWLAKIHALPLDHRVRIMNVCGGHERSITMAGIRSALPKTVELIAGPGCPVCVCPEEDVYQAIQLALRADVILVAFGDMLRVPVNVPKSQVRSLEQAKAGGADIRPIASPREAVKIAQQNPARAVVFFAAGFETTTAPVAAMLMEGVPDNLFVLLSARRTWPAVAMLLDSDTPGFDGLVAPGHVSTVMGPEEWIFVVKKHNIPTAVAGFMPVSLLAAMYSVLRQLLEGERFLDNCYPELVRPGGNRSAQAQIAQALDDTDANWRGIGVIPASGFALNPRFSGNDARSQYPDFDTEGRKRAGQMPPGCECASVVLGKINPNECKIYGRACTPKTPIGPCMVSDEGACRIWWAAGVRTNAAISAKNTPTADMG, from the coding sequence GTGACGCTTACCGCCCAGGATTGGCTTGCGAAGATCCATGCGCTTCCGCTGGATCACCGGGTGCGAATCATGAATGTGTGCGGGGGGCATGAGCGCTCGATCACGATGGCGGGTATAAGGAGTGCCCTACCCAAGACCGTTGAACTGATCGCTGGGCCGGGCTGCCCGGTGTGCGTGTGTCCGGAAGAAGATGTGTACCAGGCGATTCAACTTGCGCTGCGTGCGGATGTGATCCTGGTTGCCTTTGGTGATATGTTGCGTGTGCCCGTGAATGTACCCAAAAGTCAGGTGCGTTCGCTGGAGCAGGCCAAAGCCGGTGGCGCTGACATCCGGCCAATTGCCAGTCCGCGTGAGGCCGTAAAAATTGCACAGCAGAATCCGGCACGCGCAGTGGTGTTTTTTGCCGCTGGCTTCGAGACCACTACCGCGCCGGTGGCGGCCATGTTGATGGAGGGGGTGCCGGATAATTTGTTTGTATTATTGTCGGCCAGGCGCACCTGGCCTGCGGTCGCGATGCTGCTTGACTCGGATACTCCTGGCTTCGATGGGTTAGTTGCACCCGGTCATGTTTCAACGGTGATGGGACCGGAAGAATGGATTTTCGTGGTAAAAAAACACAATATCCCCACAGCGGTCGCCGGTTTCATGCCGGTCTCGCTGCTGGCGGCAATGTATTCCGTGTTGCGCCAGCTGCTTGAAGGCGAGCGTTTTCTCGATAACTGTTATCCCGAGCTGGTTCGTCCCGGAGGAAACCGGTCGGCACAAGCACAAATCGCGCAAGCACTGGATGATACCGATGCCAATTGGCGCGGCATTGGCGTTATCCCGGCTTCGGGTTTCGCGCTTAACCCCCGTTTTTCGGGGAACGATGCGCGCTCGCAATACCCGGATTTCGATACCGAGGGGCGCAAGCGTGCCGGCCAAATGCCACCGGGCTGCGAGTGCGCGAGCGTGGTTCTAGGAAAAATCAATCCAAACGAGTGCAAGATTTATGGCCGCGCCTGCACTCCTAAAACCCCTATCGGCCCGTGCATGGTATCGGACGAAGGCGCCTGCCGGATATGGTGGGCAGCCGGCGTGAGGACCAATGCGGCAATTTCAGCCAAAAACACACCAACCGCCGATATGGGTTAA
- a CDS encoding hydrogenase maturation nickel metallochaperone HypA — protein MPPRQAVHELSICQALIAQVERIATSHGAQSVELVKLRVGPLAGVEPLLLQHAYPFASAGTVAAGSTLVIEPVPLKVSCATCGAETEAEPNRLICGACGDYHTRLVSGDEMTLMSVGLIMSERGTDDV, from the coding sequence TTGCCTCCGAGGCAAGCGGTGCATGAGCTTTCGATCTGTCAGGCTTTGATTGCCCAGGTGGAACGGATTGCAACAAGCCATGGCGCGCAAAGCGTTGAATTGGTCAAATTGAGGGTTGGTCCCCTCGCCGGAGTGGAGCCTTTATTACTGCAACATGCCTATCCCTTTGCCAGCGCAGGCACGGTGGCGGCGGGGTCCACGCTGGTGATCGAACCGGTGCCGCTCAAAGTGAGTTGCGCGACCTGCGGTGCGGAGACAGAAGCTGAGCCGAACCGGTTGATATGCGGCGCGTGTGGTGACTATCATACCCGACTGGTGAGCGGCGATGAGATGACACTCATGAGCGTCGGGCTGATTATGTCAGAGAGAGGAACGGATGATGTGTGA
- a CDS encoding HypC/HybG/HupF family hydrogenase formation chaperone: protein MQIVEIDGFNARCASKGVTREVSLFLMQGETIAIGDFVMVHVGYAIQIMSEQEARSAWELHDEMLASEASGA, encoded by the coding sequence ATGCAAATCGTCGAAATCGACGGCTTTAACGCGCGCTGTGCCTCCAAAGGTGTTACGCGCGAGGTAAGCCTGTTCCTGATGCAGGGTGAGACGATAGCGATTGGCGATTTCGTCATGGTGCACGTGGGGTATGCGATCCAGATAATGAGTGAACAGGAGGCCCGCTCGGCTTGGGAGCTGCACGACGAGATGCTTGCCTCCGAGGCAAGCGGTGCATGA
- a CDS encoding DUF3047 domain-containing protein gives MNKLLYWAAICFPVLSWAADDRVDIARFSRSDLSGWQSKAFAGETRYSLQNKDGRTALRADSNAAASGLYREVSIDLGKTPILNWTWQAGNILAGADERTRAGDDYTMRVYVVFSGGLLFWRTRAINYVWSNSQPVDSSWLNAFTNNARMIAVESGPARLNHWVSEKRDVRADFKRLFGEEPGRVDAVAIMTDTDNTRTTATGWYGDIWFTKK, from the coding sequence ATGAACAAATTGCTATATTGGGCAGCGATCTGTTTCCCCGTGCTGTCATGGGCAGCGGATGACCGTGTTGACATCGCCCGCTTCTCACGGAGCGACCTGAGTGGCTGGCAATCTAAAGCGTTTGCTGGCGAGACCCGCTATTCCCTCCAGAACAAGGATGGGAGAACCGCCCTGCGCGCCGACAGCAATGCCGCCGCATCAGGACTGTACCGCGAGGTAAGTATCGATCTCGGCAAAACGCCTATCCTCAATTGGACGTGGCAAGCCGGGAACATACTGGCGGGTGCTGATGAGCGCACGCGCGCCGGCGACGATTACACCATGCGCGTTTACGTAGTCTTTTCCGGCGGACTGCTATTCTGGCGCACGCGCGCTATCAACTATGTGTGGTCAAACAGCCAACCTGTCGACAGCAGCTGGCTTAACGCTTTTACCAATAATGCGCGTATGATCGCAGTGGAATCCGGCCCTGCCCGCCTCAATCACTGGGTTAGCGAGAAACGCGACGTCCGTGCCGATTTCAAGCGCCTGTTTGGTGAAGAGCCTGGCCGGGTCGACGCCGTGGCAATCATGACCGACACCGATAACACGCGCACAACGGCAACGGGCTGGTATGGTGATATCTGGTTCACCAAAAAATGA
- a CDS encoding Slp family lipoprotein, translated as MRRYSLLVCLLLSACAGLPSAVRDVPVKDISYSQASQNLNSYKDTSVRWGGVIIDVENEQNFTLIQILSYPLNYYGRPQLNKSSEGRFVIKSTEFLDPAVYAKDKEITVAGTLQGDIERTIGKKTVRLPLLASRAIYLWPVYQASPYYGYGYSGFGGYGFNPYFGYGYYGSPYYWGGWYRPYW; from the coding sequence ATGAGACGGTATTCATTATTGGTCTGTTTGTTACTAAGCGCTTGCGCCGGGCTGCCGTCAGCGGTCAGGGATGTCCCCGTAAAGGATATTTCTTATAGCCAGGCCAGCCAAAATCTGAACAGTTATAAAGATACATCTGTCAGGTGGGGCGGAGTCATTATCGATGTGGAAAACGAGCAAAATTTCACCCTCATACAAATATTGTCCTATCCTCTCAATTACTATGGCCGTCCGCAATTAAACAAGTCCAGCGAGGGACGCTTTGTCATTAAAAGCACCGAGTTTCTTGATCCCGCGGTTTATGCGAAAGACAAGGAAATAACCGTTGCCGGAACGCTGCAAGGTGATATCGAACGTACCATAGGCAAGAAAACCGTCCGGTTGCCGTTGCTGGCATCCAGGGCCATTTATTTGTGGCCTGTCTATCAAGCCAGTCCCTATTATGGATACGGTTATTCGGGGTTTGGTGGATATGGCTTTAATCCCTATTTTGGATACGGATATTATGGCAGCCCGTATTACTGGGGAGGGTGGTACCGACCATATTGGTGA
- a CDS encoding TIR domain-containing protein, whose protein sequence is MAAKTNKVFVSFALRDIKLRDQLLEQLNKEQTGFSFVDMPVKQSWEPAWKEECRDKVTGCDGVIALITKNVVRADGQLWEIRCAYEGRMPVLLLHGDAEKLPSKLPDPVGDREIDSWTWPTISTFLNRL, encoded by the coding sequence ATGGCCGCAAAAACGAACAAGGTGTTTGTCAGCTTCGCACTCAGAGATATCAAACTGCGCGATCAGCTTCTCGAACAATTGAACAAGGAACAAACCGGCTTCTCGTTTGTGGATATGCCCGTCAAGCAGTCGTGGGAACCCGCCTGGAAAGAAGAGTGCCGGGACAAAGTTACCGGGTGTGATGGCGTGATCGCCCTTATTACGAAAAACGTTGTCAGAGCAGACGGTCAACTGTGGGAAATACGTTGTGCCTACGAGGGCAGAATGCCCGTGCTGTTACTTCATGGCGATGCCGAGAAGCTGCCATCTAAATTACCTGATCCTGTGGGCGACCGCGAGATCGATTCCTGGACCTGGCCTACCATTTCAACCTTTCTCAATAGACTGTAA
- a CDS encoding RidA family protein has translation MPRQLISSGSTFEQEIGYSRAVVDGDWIFVSGTTGFDYSKMTISDNLMEQTEQCFKNIQAALNEAGSSLRDVVRVTYVLPDAADFPKCWPTMRKYLGEVRPAAMMISAGLSDPRMRIEIQATARRGSADA, from the coding sequence ATGCCGCGCCAGTTAATAAGTTCAGGTTCCACATTTGAACAGGAGATCGGCTATTCAAGGGCCGTCGTGGATGGCGATTGGATTTTCGTCTCTGGCACGACCGGGTTCGACTATAGCAAAATGACAATTTCGGATAATCTGATGGAGCAGACCGAACAATGTTTTAAAAATATTCAGGCGGCGCTGAACGAAGCGGGATCCAGTTTGCGGGATGTTGTCCGGGTAACCTATGTATTGCCTGACGCGGCGGACTTCCCCAAGTGCTGGCCGACCATGCGCAAGTATCTTGGTGAGGTTAGGCCGGCAGCCATGATGATCTCGGCCGGCTTGTCCGATCCCCGAATGCGTATCGAGATCCAGGCAACGGCCCGCCGGGGCTCTGCTGACGCTTGA